The Acinonyx jubatus isolate Ajub_Pintada_27869175 chromosome D3, VMU_Ajub_asm_v1.0, whole genome shotgun sequence DNA segment CACCCCAGGCCGCTCACCTTCAGTTCCCGATCCTGCTGCTTGAAGTCCTCATCCTCGTCAGAGTCACATTCAGGGAACTGGTACACGTGGATCCCAAACTTGTCAATCTCCTCCCGGATCTGTGGCGGGGCAAGGGCTGTCAGATTTGAGGCTGGCCAGGGACCCGGGGCCAGGTGCGCTGGCACCCAGGATCAGCACACTTGGTGTTCTGGGTCCTGGAGACTTAGCCCAGGCCCAGTTGCCAGGCTCACCCGCTCCTTCAGCTTCTGGATCTCGCTGGGGACGAGACAGTCAGCTTTGGCGATGAGGGGCACAATGTTCACCTTCTCCTGCAGAGCCTTCATGAAACCCACATCCACTGGCCGCAGCCTGCAGAGAGCATccaggggtggagaggggcatggtgggggtggtgggggcacagagagagggtgggatggGCTCAGGGAGGGCATGGTTGTGAGGGCACAGGCAGAAGATAAGCAGTGACAGGTGCAGCCAACGGGGAACCATGGAGGCgggtcccaccccccaccctgagcCTGTTCCCAGGACATTCACGCACCCGTGTCCAAAAGGGGAGATGAAGTAGAGGCAGCAGTGCACACGGTTGTCTTGGATGTTCTTGCGGTTGAGGCGACTCTCGTCACGAAAGTACTGCTCAAACTGCTGGTCCACATAATCGGTGATGGGCTTCCAGCTGCAGGTAGGCAGGAGGGTCGGTGAGGCCAGAGGGGACACTGGATCAGCCTAGGGACAGACTGTTCCCCAGCCAGGCTTTCCTCACCACTCAGAGTTGTTGACAGCATCCCCGAAGCCCGGTGTGTCTACAATGGTGAGCTTCAGCTTGACCCCCTTCTCCTCAATGTCCACCGTGTGCTTCAGGATCTCTACCGTTTGTCTGATGCGCTCTGTGGGTGTCGGGGCATCGTTTGGAGGGGTCTCTCCAACtctcagaccccacccccactgggcAGCCAGGACCCTTGTTCTCATCCATTCTAGCATTTAGCCCTGGCCTCATGGCCTGACTGTGGTCTGGGCCACTCCTCCTGGACCCTGAACAGGAGAGACCCACgctgtggggagagaggagcagggtcTGGACCCAGAAGGGACCCCTTTGAAGGGTCACACAGCAGAAGATGGGGAACCAATGCCAGGGCTGCATAGGGCCCACTCACCCTCGGCACCGAGCAGCTTCCGGTCCTTGTACAAGTCGGTCCGGAAGAGGCTGTGGACCAGCGTGGACTTCCCCAGGCCCGACTCACCTGCCAGCAGGTACAGTGAAAGAGTCAGGTTAAGTCTGGGACCCCTCTGACAAAGCCTAGCTGGCTATGGCCCAAGCCACCCCACCTGGGAGTCCAGCCCACTCACCCACCACCATAAGAGTGAAATCGAAGCCCTTCTTCACAGACTTCTGGTGCACCTGATCGGTCAGTGTGGCCAAGCCCACGTACTGCTTGTTGATatcctggggggcaggggcagggcaagTCAGGAGCAGGCTTGGATTCCTGGGGCAGTCCGATGCCCTGTTCCCTACCCGGCTCAGACATGGAGGCAGCAGAGGGCAGAGTCCTCTGTGTGGGGAGTTTCAATGGCAGAAATGGGGTGAGGGCCTGTGAGCAAAGGCCTGGAGCTGGGAAGGCAGGTAAGGGGGTGACAGGCATCCTTGCCCCCGCCTCAGTGAGGGGCCTTGCAGGGACCTGagaatgtgtctgtgtgtgtagagTTTAGGATGCCTGGCTGCAGCAGGCCTAGGCTGGGTCCTCCCTTGGGCGGTGGGCAGAGGGCACCAGGACCCAGACCCCTCACACACATCCAAGGCCTTCCATAGGCGGGAGAAGCCTCCTGGCCTCAATACTCACCCCTCCTGAGTGTACCAGGGGGTGGGAGGCCACCCTCCACCATCCAGCCGCAGGGGGTGGCTGGCTGCTGCTACCAAGGGGAGCAAGGGCTATTTATAGACAGCGGCACCGAGCCTCCCCCACCCTCGGGGTCCCGGCGCCCAGTCAGGTGGACCCTGGCCCTGCCGGTCCCTGTCACGTCCCAGAGCCCTTGGGACCGGGACCCGGCAGGCACACACACGCTGAGCCACGTTCCACTCCCCTCTCCACACACACCTTGAGCCGCCTCTGGGCCCGGGTCCGCCTTGACCGCAGCTGCTCCACCAGGCGGTCCTGGGGCGCTGCCGGCGAGTCCATCGCTGCGTTTGGACCCCAGAACGGGTCAGACCCACAGGGGCAGGGCTTTCAGGAGGGACTGACAGGCGGTACTGCCCTGAAGCTCTGTTCTCGCCCCCGTTAATAGACGCGGGAatcgaggcccagagaagggacgTTGCCCACCCGCGGTGTGGCTGACCCCAGAGGCCACGCGGGCCATGCCTCTGCCAATGCGGACCCGCCCCGAGCAGCGCGCGCGGTCTCAGCCACAGGCCGGCCCGGCTCCCGCACCGAACCAGAGGCGGGGCCTCGCGGGCGCTGGCAGGCGGGGCGGGCGGGGAAAAAGACCGCCCCACCCTCATGGTCGCCGGGAAACAGTCGCTTGGAAATTGGGACTCCCGCGGAGCCGCCAGCATAGGCGCGCATAGGCACGGAGGCGGAGTCCCGCTGCCGGACGGGTGGCCTCTGTCCGGGCGTCTCGACCACCCGGGTGGGAGCGTGGGGAAGCCAGGGCCCACCTAAGGGCCCTAGGGGGCGGGGTTTGTGGCCGCCCCGCGTCTCGCGCCCTCCAGGTGCAGCGCGGCTTTCACCCGCCAGAGGGCGCCGGGAGAACGCTCCCGGGACCTATGCGCACCCACGCGGGAAgcggcccctctccctccttctctcctcgtAGAATTGGCCCGGAAACCTCCCGGCGGTGTCGTGGAGTCCTAACTATCCACGGCCACACCCCTCCTTGTACGCTCCCTCCC contains these protein-coding regions:
- the LOC128312475 gene encoding septin-5-like encodes the protein MDSPAAPQDRLVEQLRSRRTRAQRRLKDINKQYVGLATLTDQVHQKSVKKGFDFTLMVVGESGLGKSTLVHSLFRTDLYKDRKLLGAEERIRQTVEILKHTVDIEEKGVKLKLTIVDTPGFGDAVNNSECWKPITDYVDQQFEQYFRDESRLNRKNIQDNRVHCCLYFISPFGHGLRPVDVGFMKALQEKVNIVPLIAKADCLVPSEIQKLKERIREEIDKFGIHVYQFPECDSDEDEDFKQQDRELKESAPFAVIGSNTVVEAKGQRVRGRLYPWGIVEVENQAHCDFVKLRNMLIRTHMHDLKDVTCDVHYENYRAHCIQQMTSKLTQDSRMESPIPILPLPTPDAETEKLIRMKDEEVSGATGEEKGWGWGSSPSYHVGQQKPLGSLQTEGEQLAAGKDLPGLVGQGRLQLPKLLI